A section of the Enterobacter sp. C2 genome encodes:
- the flgB gene encoding flagellar basal body rod protein FlgB, with amino-acid sequence MLDKLDAALRFQQEALNLRAQRQEVLAANIANADTPGYQARDMDFASELKKVMERGRAETSGVSLALTSARHIPAQTIAAPSTELLYRIPDQPSLDGNTVDMDRERTQFADNSLQYQTGLSVLGGQIKGMMSVLQGGN; translated from the coding sequence ATGCTCGATAAACTCGATGCCGCGCTACGATTTCAGCAAGAAGCATTAAACCTGCGCGCGCAGCGCCAGGAAGTTCTGGCTGCCAATATTGCCAACGCCGATACCCCGGGGTATCAGGCGCGCGATATGGATTTTGCCAGCGAACTTAAGAAAGTGATGGAGCGCGGCCGGGCCGAAACCAGCGGTGTATCGCTGGCACTGACTTCCGCCCGCCATATTCCTGCCCAGACCATTGCCGCACCGTCTACTGAACTGCTCTATCGCATTCCCGATCAGCCGTCGCTGGACGGTAACACCGTCGATATGGACCGGGAGCGTACCCAGTTTGCCGATAACAGCCTGCAATACCAGACCGGGCTGAGCGTTCTGGGTGGACAGATCAAAGGCATGATGAGCGTGCTGCAGGGGGGGAATTAA
- the flgC gene encoding flagellar basal body rod protein FlgC, translating into MALLNIFDIAGSALTAQSQRLNVAASNLANADSVTGPDGQPYRAKQVVFQVNAAPGAATGGVKVANVIESQAPEKLVFEPGNPLADAKGYVRMPNVDVVGEMVNSMSASRSYQANVEVLNTVKSMMLKTLTLGS; encoded by the coding sequence ATGGCATTACTGAACATTTTTGATATCGCCGGATCGGCGCTGACCGCTCAGTCACAGCGACTGAACGTGGCGGCCAGTAACCTGGCGAACGCCGACAGCGTTACCGGCCCCGACGGCCAGCCCTACCGTGCCAAGCAGGTCGTGTTCCAGGTGAATGCGGCCCCGGGCGCAGCCACCGGCGGCGTCAAGGTTGCCAACGTCATTGAGAGCCAGGCGCCGGAAAAGCTGGTCTTTGAGCCAGGCAACCCGCTTGCCGATGCCAAAGGCTACGTGCGGATGCCCAACGTAGACGTCGTCGGCGAGATGGTTAACTCCATGTCCGCTTCACGCAGCTACCAGGCAAACGTTGAAGTACTTAACACCGTGAAGAGCATGATGCTGAAAACGCTCACGCTTGGTTCGTAA
- the flgD gene encoding flagellar hook assembly protein FlgD, producing the protein MSIAVNLNDTTSTTATSKATSATSGSSATDLQSSFLTLLVAQLKNQDPTNPMENNELTTQLAQINTVSGIEKLNTTLGAISGQIDNSQSLQASTLIGHGVMIPGTTVLAGSETTTPFGVELTQPADKVTATITDKNGLVVRTIDIGGLSAGVHTFSWDGKMTDGTAAPDSAYTVSIGASNGSTQLVAQPLQFALVQGVTKSSTGNTLDLGTYGTTTLDEVRQII; encoded by the coding sequence ATGTCTATCGCTGTAAATCTCAACGACACCACCAGCACTACCGCAACATCGAAAGCGACCAGCGCGACCTCCGGCAGTAGCGCAACGGATCTGCAGAGCAGCTTCTTAACGCTGCTGGTGGCCCAGCTCAAAAACCAGGATCCCACCAATCCGATGGAGAACAACGAGCTGACCACCCAGCTGGCACAGATCAATACCGTGAGCGGCATTGAGAAGCTCAATACCACCCTCGGTGCGATCTCCGGCCAGATCGATAACAGCCAGTCGCTGCAGGCGAGCACCCTCATCGGCCACGGCGTGATGATCCCAGGCACCACCGTGCTGGCAGGCAGCGAAACCACCACGCCGTTTGGCGTTGAGCTGACCCAGCCTGCGGACAAAGTCACCGCCACCATTACCGATAAAAATGGCCTGGTCGTACGCACTATTGATATTGGCGGACTGAGCGCGGGTGTTCACACCTTTAGCTGGGACGGCAAGATGACCGACGGCACCGCCGCACCGGACAGCGCCTACACCGTTTCCATTGGTGCCAGCAACGGCTCTACCCAGCTCGTGGCTCAGCCGCTGCAGTTTGCGCTGGTGCAGGGCGTCACCAAAAGCAGTACCGGTAACACCTTAGATTTGGGTACCTACGGTACCACCACCCTCGACGAAGTACGGCAGATTATATAA
- the flgE gene encoding flagellar hook protein FlgE, whose translation MAFSQAVSGLNAAATNLDVIGNNIANSATYGFKSGTASFADMFAGSKVGLGVKVAGITQDFTDGTTTNTGRGLDVAISQNGFFRLVDSNGSVFYSRNGQFKLDENRNIVNMQGLQLTGFPATGTPPTVQQGANPTAISIPNTLMAAKTTDTAAMQINLNSTDAAPTVAFNPANADSYNKKGSVTVFDSQGNSHDMNVYFVKSTASNTWNVYTQDSSVANSPATLSTTLGFSNTGALTSGGTASVTTATIPGATPATFSLSFLNSMQQNTGANNIVATNQNGYKPGDLVSYQINDDGTVVGNYSNEQNQLLGQIVLANFANNEGLASEGDNVWTATQSSGVALLGTAGNGNFGTLTNGALEASNTDLSKELVNMIVAQRNYQSNAQTIKTQDQILNTLVNLR comes from the coding sequence ATGGCCTTCTCACAAGCGGTCAGCGGCCTGAATGCTGCGGCCACCAACCTCGATGTCATTGGTAACAACATCGCCAACTCCGCCACCTATGGCTTTAAATCTGGCACCGCGTCCTTCGCCGATATGTTTGCCGGTTCTAAAGTCGGTCTCGGCGTGAAGGTAGCGGGTATTACCCAGGACTTCACCGACGGCACGACCACCAACACCGGTCGCGGTCTGGACGTCGCTATCAGCCAGAACGGTTTCTTCCGTCTGGTGGACAGCAACGGGTCGGTATTCTACAGCCGCAACGGCCAGTTCAAGCTGGACGAAAACCGCAACATCGTTAACATGCAGGGCCTGCAGCTGACCGGCTTCCCGGCCACCGGCACCCCGCCGACTGTTCAGCAGGGCGCGAACCCGACGGCGATCTCCATTCCGAACACGCTGATGGCGGCGAAAACCACCGATACAGCGGCGATGCAGATCAACCTGAACTCCACCGACGCTGCGCCGACCGTGGCTTTCAATCCGGCCAACGCTGACAGCTACAACAAAAAAGGCTCGGTGACGGTCTTCGATAGCCAGGGTAACTCTCACGACATGAACGTCTACTTCGTGAAGAGCACGGCGAGCAACACCTGGAACGTCTACACCCAGGACAGCAGCGTGGCGAACAGCCCTGCGACGCTCTCCACCACGCTGGGCTTCAGCAACACCGGCGCGCTGACCTCCGGCGGCACCGCCAGCGTGACGACGGCAACGATCCCGGGCGCAACCCCGGCGACCTTCAGCCTGAGCTTCCTGAACTCCATGCAGCAGAACACCGGTGCGAACAACATCGTGGCCACTAACCAGAACGGTTATAAGCCAGGTGACCTGGTGAGCTATCAGATCAACGACGACGGCACCGTAGTGGGTAACTACTCTAACGAGCAGAACCAGCTGCTGGGCCAGATCGTACTCGCTAACTTCGCTAACAACGAAGGCCTGGCCTCTGAAGGCGATAACGTCTGGACGGCGACCCAGTCCTCTGGCGTGGCGCTGCTTGGCACCGCAGGCAACGGTAACTTCGGTACCCTGACCAACGGCGCACTGGAAGCATCCAACACCGATCTGAGTAAAGAGCTGGTCAACATGATCGTCGCGCAGCGTAACTATCAGTCAAACGCGCAGACCATCAAAACCCAGGATCAGATCCTTAACACCCTGGTTAACCTGCGCTAA
- a CDS encoding flagellar basal body rod protein FlgF: MDHAIYTAMGAASQTLNQQAVTASNLANASTPGFRAQLNALRAVPVEGLSLPTRTLVAASTPGADMTQGQMDYTSRPLDVALQQDGWLAVQTPDGTEGYTRNGNMQVSPTGQLTIQGNPVMGDAGPIAVPEGAEITIAADGTVSALTPGDPPNTVSPIGKLKLVKATGAEVVRGDDGMFRLSQAAQATRGATLQADPTIRVMSGVLEGSNVKPVAAMTDMIASARRFEMQMKVISSVDENEQRANSLLSMS; encoded by the coding sequence ATGGATCACGCAATATATACCGCGATGGGCGCGGCCAGCCAGACGCTCAACCAGCAGGCGGTTACGGCCAGCAACCTCGCGAACGCCTCTACGCCGGGCTTCCGCGCGCAGCTCAACGCGCTGCGTGCCGTGCCGGTAGAGGGCCTGTCGCTGCCTACCCGCACGCTGGTAGCGGCGTCTACCCCCGGCGCGGATATGACCCAGGGCCAGATGGACTACACCTCCCGCCCGCTGGACGTTGCTCTGCAACAGGACGGCTGGCTGGCGGTGCAGACCCCGGACGGCACCGAGGGCTATACCCGCAACGGTAATATGCAGGTGAGCCCGACCGGTCAGCTGACCATCCAGGGTAACCCGGTGATGGGCGATGCGGGTCCGATTGCCGTGCCGGAAGGGGCGGAGATCACCATTGCGGCGGACGGCACCGTCTCGGCGCTGACCCCCGGCGATCCGCCGAATACGGTATCACCCATTGGCAAGCTGAAGCTGGTCAAGGCGACCGGGGCTGAAGTGGTGCGTGGCGATGACGGCATGTTCCGTCTCAGCCAGGCCGCCCAGGCGACCCGAGGCGCGACCCTGCAGGCCGATCCCACCATCCGTGTGATGTCGGGCGTGCTGGAGGGGAGCAACGTCAAGCCGGTGGCCGCAATGACCGATATGATCGCCAGCGCGCGTCGCTTTGAGATGCAGATGAAGGTCATCAGCAGCGTTGATGAAAATGAGCAGCGTGCTAACTCACTGCTGTCGATGAGCTAA
- the flgG gene encoding flagellar basal-body rod protein FlgG, with the protein MINSLWIAKTGLDAQQTNMDVIANNLANVSTNGFKRQRAVFEDLLYQTVRQPGAQSSEQTTLPSGLQIGTGVRPVATERLHSQGNLSQTNNSKDVAIKGQGFFQVMLPDGTSAYTRDGSFQVDQNGQLVTAGGFQVQPAITIPANSLSITIGRDGVVSVTQQGQAAPVQVGQLNLTTFMNDTGLESIGENLYTETQSSGAPNDSTPGLNGAGLLYQGYVETSNVNVAEELVNMIQVQRAYEINSKAVSTTDQMLQKLTQL; encoded by the coding sequence ATGATCAACTCCTTATGGATTGCCAAGACCGGCCTCGACGCCCAGCAAACCAATATGGACGTCATCGCCAACAACCTGGCGAACGTCAGCACCAACGGTTTCAAGCGTCAGCGTGCGGTCTTTGAAGATCTGCTCTACCAGACCGTTCGCCAGCCCGGCGCGCAGTCTTCCGAGCAGACCACGCTGCCGTCAGGCCTGCAAATTGGTACCGGCGTACGTCCGGTGGCCACCGAGCGCCTGCACAGCCAGGGTAACCTCTCCCAGACCAATAACAGTAAAGACGTGGCGATCAAAGGCCAGGGCTTCTTCCAGGTGATGCTGCCGGACGGTACCTCGGCCTATACCCGCGACGGCTCGTTCCAGGTAGATCAGAACGGCCAGCTGGTGACCGCTGGCGGTTTCCAGGTGCAGCCAGCCATTACCATTCCGGCGAACTCCCTGAGCATCACCATTGGCCGTGACGGCGTGGTGAGCGTGACCCAGCAGGGCCAGGCCGCACCGGTACAGGTAGGGCAGCTCAACCTGACCACCTTTATGAACGATACCGGTCTGGAAAGCATTGGTGAGAACCTCTATACCGAAACGCAGTCTTCCGGCGCGCCGAACGACTCGACGCCTGGCCTGAACGGTGCAGGGCTGCTTTACCAGGGGTATGTTGAAACCTCTAACGTGAACGTGGCTGAAGAGCTGGTAAATATGATCCAGGTTCAACGCGCTTACGAAATTAACAGTAAAGCCGTATCGACTACCGATCAGATGCTGCAAAAACTGACGCAACTCTAA
- the flgH gene encoding flagellar basal body L-ring protein FlgH gives MHKSAAFRYPLMALVALTLNGCAWIPSTPLVQGATTAQPTPGPQPIVNGSIFQTAQPINYGYQPLFEDRRPRNVGDTLTIVLQENVSASKSSSANASRDGKTNFGVGTAPRYLEGLFGNARADVDASGSNGFNGKGGANASNTFSGTLTVTVDQVLANGNLHVVGEKQIAINQGTEFIRFSGVVNPRTISGSNSVPSTQVADARIEYVGNGYINEAQNMGWLQRFFLNLSPM, from the coding sequence ATGCATAAATCCGCCGCGTTTCGTTATCCGCTTATGGCTTTGGTGGCACTCACCCTCAACGGGTGTGCCTGGATCCCCTCGACGCCGCTGGTGCAGGGCGCAACAACTGCGCAACCCACGCCCGGCCCGCAGCCCATTGTCAACGGCTCCATTTTTCAGACCGCCCAGCCAATCAACTACGGCTATCAGCCGCTGTTTGAGGATCGCAGGCCGCGTAACGTAGGCGATACGCTGACCATCGTGCTGCAAGAGAACGTCAGCGCCAGCAAAAGCTCGTCGGCGAACGCCAGCCGCGACGGCAAAACCAACTTCGGCGTCGGTACTGCGCCGCGCTACTTAGAAGGCCTGTTTGGCAACGCCCGGGCGGATGTCGACGCCTCAGGCAGCAACGGCTTTAACGGTAAGGGTGGGGCCAATGCCAGCAACACCTTCAGCGGAACGCTGACCGTGACGGTTGACCAGGTTCTGGCCAACGGTAACTTACACGTCGTGGGTGAAAAACAGATCGCCATTAACCAGGGCACTGAGTTCATCCGCTTCTCTGGTGTCGTGAACCCACGCACCATCAGCGGCAGCAACTCCGTTCCGTCCACCCAGGTGGCGGACGCGCGCATCGAATATGTCGGCAACGGCTATATCAATGAAGCGCAGAATATGGGCTGGCTGCAGCGTTTCTTCCTTAACCTCTCGCCGATGTAA
- a CDS encoding flagellar basal body P-ring protein FlgI, whose amino-acid sequence MFKYLAGIALVLVATIAQAERIRDLTSVQGVRQNSLIGYGLVVGLDGTGDQTTQTPFTTQSLNNMLSQMGITVPAGTNMQLKNVAAVMVTAQFPAFARQGQTIDVVVSSMGNAKSLRGGTLIMTPLKGVDNQVYALAQGNVLVGGAGAAAGGSSVQVNQLNGGRITGGAVVERELPSQFGSGNTINLQLNQEDFTLAQQITDTINRSRGYGSATALDARTIQIRVPSGNSSQVRFLADIQNMEVGVTPQDAKVVINSRTGSVVMNREVTLDSCAVAQGNLSVTVNRQANVSQPDTPFGGGETVVTPQTQIDLRQSGGSLQSVRSSANLNNVVRALNALGATPIDLMSILQSMQSAGCLRAKLEII is encoded by the coding sequence ATGTTTAAATATCTGGCAGGGATCGCGCTGGTACTGGTAGCAACCATTGCCCAGGCCGAGCGCATCCGCGACCTCACCAGCGTACAGGGCGTACGACAGAACTCACTGATTGGCTACGGGCTGGTTGTCGGCCTGGATGGGACGGGCGACCAGACCACCCAGACGCCGTTTACCACCCAGAGCCTGAACAACATGCTCTCCCAGATGGGGATCACCGTCCCTGCCGGGACCAACATGCAGCTGAAAAACGTGGCGGCGGTAATGGTTACTGCCCAGTTCCCGGCGTTTGCCCGCCAGGGGCAGACCATTGACGTGGTGGTCTCCTCGATGGGTAACGCCAAGAGCCTGCGCGGTGGTACGCTGATCATGACGCCGCTGAAAGGCGTCGATAACCAGGTCTACGCTTTGGCGCAGGGCAACGTGCTGGTCGGCGGCGCGGGCGCAGCGGCAGGTGGCAGCAGCGTGCAGGTTAACCAGCTCAACGGCGGCCGTATTACCGGCGGCGCGGTGGTAGAGCGTGAGCTGCCTAGCCAGTTTGGCTCCGGCAACACCATCAATCTGCAGCTGAACCAGGAAGATTTCACCCTGGCGCAGCAGATCACCGACACCATCAACCGCTCTCGCGGCTACGGCAGCGCCACGGCGCTGGATGCGCGAACCATCCAGATCCGCGTTCCGAGCGGCAACAGCTCGCAGGTGCGTTTCCTGGCTGATATCCAGAATATGGAAGTTGGCGTGACGCCGCAGGATGCGAAGGTCGTGATCAACTCTCGTACCGGATCGGTGGTGATGAACCGCGAAGTGACGCTGGACAGCTGTGCGGTGGCCCAGGGCAACCTCTCGGTGACGGTAAACCGCCAGGCCAACGTCAGCCAGCCGGATACGCCGTTTGGCGGCGGCGAGACCGTGGTCACCCCGCAGACGCAGATCGACCTGCGCCAGAGCGGCGGTTCGCTACAGAGCGTTCGCTCCAGCGCCAACCTGAACAACGTTGTCCGGGCGCTGAACGCGCTGGGCGCGACGCCGATCGATCTGATGTCGATCCTTCAGTCAATGCAGAGCGCAGGCTGCCTGCGCGCGAAACTGGAAATTATCTAA
- the flgJ gene encoding flagellar assembly peptidoglycan hydrolase FlgJ: MLTDSRMMASAAWDAQSLNELKTQAGQDPQANLRPVARQVEGMFVQMMLKSMREALPKDGLFSSDSTRMYTSMYDQQIAQQLTAGKGLGLAEMMVKQMSGGQSEPTEAPSQVPMKFPLETVTSYQNQALTQMVRKAMPKTPDGGGNDAALSGDSKEFLAQLSLPARLASEQSGVPHHLILAQAALESGWGQRQIKRENGEPSFNLFGVKASSSWKGPTTEITTTEYENGEAKKVKAKFRVYGSYLEALSDYVGLLSRNPRYAAVTTASTAEQGAQALQSAGYATDPNYARKLTSMIQQLKSLSDKVSKAYSNDIENLF; this comes from the coding sequence ATGCTAACCGACAGCCGGATGATGGCGAGCGCGGCATGGGATGCGCAATCGCTGAATGAACTGAAAACCCAGGCCGGGCAGGATCCGCAGGCTAACCTGCGCCCGGTGGCCCGTCAGGTGGAAGGGATGTTCGTGCAGATGATGCTGAAAAGCATGCGTGAAGCCCTGCCAAAAGACGGCCTGTTTAGCAGCGACTCTACCCGCATGTACACCAGTATGTATGACCAGCAGATTGCCCAGCAGTTGACCGCTGGCAAGGGGCTGGGGCTGGCGGAGATGATGGTGAAGCAGATGTCCGGCGGCCAGAGCGAACCTACTGAGGCACCGTCACAGGTGCCAATGAAGTTCCCGCTGGAAACGGTGACCAGTTATCAAAACCAGGCCCTGACCCAGATGGTGCGCAAGGCGATGCCGAAAACGCCCGACGGCGGGGGCAACGATGCCGCACTGTCCGGCGACAGCAAAGAGTTCCTCGCTCAGCTCTCACTGCCGGCGCGACTGGCCAGCGAGCAGAGCGGGGTGCCGCACCACCTGATCCTCGCCCAGGCGGCGCTGGAGTCCGGCTGGGGGCAGCGGCAGATCAAGCGTGAAAACGGTGAGCCGAGCTTTAACCTGTTTGGCGTCAAGGCCAGCAGCAGCTGGAAGGGCCCTACCACCGAGATCACCACCACCGAATATGAGAACGGTGAGGCGAAGAAGGTGAAAGCGAAGTTCCGCGTCTACGGCTCCTATCTGGAGGCGCTGTCGGACTACGTTGGCCTGCTGTCGCGCAACCCGCGTTATGCCGCTGTCACCACCGCGTCGACCGCCGAGCAGGGGGCGCAGGCGCTGCAGAGTGCGGGCTACGCCACCGATCCGAACTATGCCCGTAAGCTTACCAGCATGATCCAGCAGCTAAAATCCCTTAGCGATAAGGTGAGTAAAGCCTACAGCAACGATATTGAAAATCTGTTCTGA
- the flgK gene encoding flagellar hook-associated protein FlgK, protein MSSSLINSAMSGLNAAQAALNTVSNNISSYNVAGYTRQTTVLAQANSTLGAGGWVGNGVNVTGVQREYDAFITNQLRAAQTQSSGLTTRYEQMSKIDDMLSGSTNTLATTMQGFFTSLQTLVSNAEDPASRQTLLGKADGLVNQFKVTDQYLRDQDKQVNLSISSSVDQINNYTTQIANLNDQISRLTGVGAGSSPNNLLDQRDQLVSDLNKIVGVEVSVQDGGTYNISMANGYTLVQGSSSRQLAAVPSSADPSRTTVAYVDATAGNVEIPEKLLNSGSLGGLMTFRSQNLDQTRNSLGQLALSFADAFNTQHAKGYDANGDKGGDFFTIGSPSTLSNARNTGDASLTTTVSDSSKVQATDYKVAYDGSKWQVTRLSDNTSFTATPDANDGSLNFDGLKVNISATNGAGNNDSFIIKPTANAIVNMDLAFQDESKIAMAASATSGHSDNVNGQALLDLQKSKSVGGNKSFNDAYAALVSTVGSTTATLKSSSTTQDNVVTQLSNQQQSISGVNLDEEYGNLQRYQQYYLANAQVLQTASSLFDALLNIR, encoded by the coding sequence ATGTCCAGTAGCTTGATTAACAGCGCCATGAGCGGGCTGAATGCAGCCCAGGCCGCGTTGAATACCGTCAGTAATAACATCTCCAGTTATAACGTCGCGGGCTATACCCGTCAGACGACGGTGCTGGCACAGGCAAACAGTACGCTGGGTGCAGGCGGTTGGGTTGGCAACGGGGTGAACGTCACCGGTGTCCAGCGCGAATATGACGCCTTCATCACCAATCAGTTGCGCGCCGCGCAGACCCAGAGCAGCGGCCTGACCACGCGCTATGAGCAGATGTCCAAAATTGATGACATGCTCTCTGGCTCGACGAATACCCTGGCCACCACCATGCAGGGCTTCTTTACCAGCCTGCAAACGCTGGTCAGCAACGCAGAAGATCCGGCCTCCCGCCAGACGCTGCTGGGCAAAGCCGACGGACTGGTAAACCAGTTCAAGGTAACCGATCAGTATCTGCGCGATCAGGATAAGCAGGTTAACCTGTCTATCTCCTCCAGCGTGGATCAGATCAACAACTACACCACCCAGATCGCTAACCTTAACGATCAGATTTCTCGTCTGACCGGCGTGGGCGCAGGCTCCTCGCCAAACAACCTGCTGGATCAGCGCGATCAGCTGGTGAGCGATCTCAACAAGATTGTTGGCGTGGAAGTGAGCGTTCAGGACGGCGGCACCTATAACATCAGCATGGCTAATGGCTACACCCTGGTTCAGGGCAGCTCTTCGCGTCAGCTGGCTGCCGTGCCGTCCAGCGCGGATCCGTCCCGTACCACCGTGGCCTACGTTGATGCCACCGCAGGCAACGTGGAGATCCCAGAGAAGCTGCTCAACAGCGGCTCCCTCGGTGGGCTGATGACCTTCCGCAGCCAGAACCTCGACCAGACCCGCAACTCGCTGGGCCAGCTGGCGCTCTCCTTTGCCGACGCCTTCAACACCCAGCATGCCAAAGGCTATGACGCTAACGGCGACAAGGGCGGCGACTTCTTTACCATTGGATCGCCTTCTACGCTGAGCAACGCACGCAACACCGGCGATGCGTCGCTGACCACCACGGTGAGCGACAGCAGCAAGGTGCAGGCCACCGACTATAAGGTGGCTTACGACGGTTCGAAGTGGCAGGTGACGCGTCTGTCAGACAACACCTCGTTTACCGCCACGCCGGATGCTAACGACGGCAGCCTGAACTTTGACGGCCTGAAGGTCAACATCAGCGCTACCAATGGTGCGGGCAATAACGACAGCTTTATTATCAAGCCGACGGCCAATGCCATCGTCAATATGGATCTGGCCTTCCAGGACGAGTCAAAAATTGCCATGGCGGCGTCCGCCACCAGCGGTCATAGCGATAACGTCAATGGCCAGGCGCTGCTGGATCTGCAAAAAAGCAAAAGCGTCGGCGGCAACAAGAGCTTCAACGATGCCTATGCCGCGCTGGTCAGTACCGTGGGCAGCACTACGGCCACGCTGAAGAGCAGCAGCACCACCCAGGATAACGTGGTCACTCAGCTGAGCAATCAGCAGCAGTCTATCTCCGGCGTTAACCTCGACGAAGAGTACGGTAACTTACAGCGTTACCAGCAATATTATCTCGCAAACGCACAGGTTTTACAGACGGCGAGCTCGCTGTTTGATGCGTTACTGAACATCCGCTAA
- the flgL gene encoding flagellar hook-associated protein FlgL yields the protein MRVSTQMMYEQNMRGVTSSQSKWLGYGEQMSTGKRVNRASDDPIAASQAVVLSQAQAQNSQYQLARTFATQKVSLEDSILDQVSTAIQSAQSKVINSGNGSLSDDDRASLATDLQGIRDQIMNLANSTDGNGRYIFGGYKTESAPFNQATGQYGGGAQPITQQVDAARSMVIAHTGTQVFDSVTSNAVPEPDGTAPETNLFAMLDSAIASLKTPVSGDETAQTKAQDVMDKTNRGLRNSLNNVLAVRAEVGTQLNELDNLDTLGTDRALGQTQQMSDLVDVDWNAAISSYTMQQAALQASYKAFSDMQGMSLFQINS from the coding sequence ATGCGCGTTAGCACTCAGATGATGTATGAACAAAACATGCGTGGTGTCACCAGTTCGCAGAGCAAGTGGCTAGGCTACGGGGAGCAGATGTCTACCGGCAAGCGCGTCAACCGCGCTTCTGATGACCCTATCGCCGCCTCGCAGGCGGTGGTGCTCTCCCAGGCCCAGGCGCAGAACAGCCAGTATCAGCTGGCTCGCACCTTCGCGACGCAGAAAGTCTCGCTGGAAGACAGCATCCTGGACCAGGTCTCTACCGCGATCCAGTCGGCGCAGTCCAAGGTCATCAACAGCGGCAACGGCTCCTTGAGCGATGACGACCGCGCCTCGCTGGCAACCGATCTGCAAGGTATTCGCGACCAGATCATGAACCTTGCTAACAGCACCGACGGCAACGGTCGCTATATTTTTGGCGGCTACAAAACCGAAAGCGCACCGTTCAATCAGGCCACCGGTCAGTACGGCGGCGGCGCGCAGCCGATTACCCAGCAGGTAGACGCCGCGCGGTCAATGGTGATTGCCCACACCGGCACCCAGGTTTTTGACAGCGTGACCAGCAACGCGGTACCCGAGCCAGACGGCACCGCCCCGGAAACGAACCTGTTTGCCATGCTGGATTCGGCTATTGCTTCGCTGAAGACCCCGGTAAGCGGGGATGAGACGGCCCAGACCAAAGCCCAGGACGTGATGGATAAAACCAACCGTGGCCTGCGCAATTCACTTAACAACGTGCTTGCCGTGCGTGCTGAAGTCGGAACGCAGCTTAACGAGCTGGACAACCTTGACACACTGGGTACCGATCGCGCCCTGGGTCAGACCCAGCAGATGAGCGATCTGGTTGACGTTGACTGGAATGCGGCTATCTCCTCCTACACCATGCAGCAGGCGGCGCTTCAGGCATCCTATAAAGCGTTTTCCGATATGCAGGGCATGTCGCTGTTCCAGATTAACTCTTAA